In Vibrio echinoideorum, the following proteins share a genomic window:
- a CDS encoding nuclear transport factor 2 family protein, translated as MAMVGFDSKWQDFPDYILGITKEIWEDRGLSTLHNYYSPDIIVRTPLSITKGNEQVISATMGTLAEFPNRTLLGEDVIWSGTPEQGMLSSHRIISTATHTNDGVFGKATNKTLKFRIIADCHAINNQINDEWMIRDIAAISNQLGMTSEEYARQQIEMEGGVEQCPYPFTPQVDIQGPYLGVGNDNEYGQRYEDILRRVMSAEFSVIPKEYDRACIGEYTGGQTALSHNEIDQFWMSLRSSFPNAEFKIHHRIGRNGEMMSPRAAIRWSLQGKHEGYGMFGKPTGKDIYIMGISHAEFGPWGLRREFTLLDESAVWKQILVQIG; from the coding sequence ATGGCTATGGTTGGCTTTGATTCAAAATGGCAAGATTTTCCAGACTACATATTAGGTATCACTAAAGAAATTTGGGAAGATCGAGGTCTAAGTACCCTACATAATTATTACTCACCTGACATTATCGTCCGTACACCACTCTCCATCACAAAAGGAAACGAACAGGTCATCAGCGCGACCATGGGCACGCTAGCTGAGTTCCCGAACCGTACTTTATTGGGTGAAGACGTTATTTGGTCAGGAACTCCTGAACAAGGCATGCTTTCATCACATCGAATCATTTCAACGGCCACTCACACTAATGATGGTGTATTTGGTAAAGCCACGAATAAAACACTTAAGTTTCGAATTATCGCAGACTGTCATGCCATCAATAACCAAATCAATGACGAATGGATGATCCGAGACATCGCTGCGATTTCAAACCAACTAGGTATGACGTCAGAAGAGTACGCTCGTCAACAAATTGAAATGGAAGGTGGCGTTGAACAATGCCCATACCCTTTCACTCCCCAAGTCGACATACAAGGCCCTTACCTTGGCGTGGGTAACGACAATGAATACGGTCAGCGCTATGAAGACATACTGCGACGTGTAATGAGTGCTGAGTTCTCAGTAATCCCAAAGGAATATGACCGAGCTTGTATCGGTGAGTACACGGGTGGTCAAACTGCGCTCTCTCATAATGAGATCGACCAGTTTTGGATGTCACTACGATCTTCCTTTCCGAACGCTGAGTTCAAAATTCATCACCGTATTGGTCGCAATGGCGAAATGATGTCCCCACGTGCTGCTATTCGTTGGTCGCTACAAGGCAAGCATGAAGGTTATGGCATGTTTGGAAAGCCTACAGGAAAAGACATCTACATCATGGGAATCAGCCATGCAGAGTTTGGGCCTTGGGGCCTACGCAGAGAGTTTACTCTACTTGATGAAAGTGCTGTCTGGAAACAGATTTTAGTCCAAATCGGTTAA
- a CDS encoding TRAP transporter small permease, with protein sequence MKWFRLFDRYFEPTLIVFSISLMTALLCLQITLRLFDASIAWAEELARYLFVWAMYLSISYCIRDDRHIRIRLFIDKLPGNLTHYSLILSDLIYLAFSCTIAWFGFKVIGRSLKLGQIAPAMEIPIACLYASVLVCAVLSSIRLVVSINKRISIIAYSPKPVRLTQHRYRHLKAKHRTSNRLLELSL encoded by the coding sequence ATGAAATGGTTTCGACTGTTCGACCGATATTTCGAACCGACACTTATCGTGTTCTCTATTTCGTTAATGACCGCTTTATTATGCTTACAAATTACATTGCGCCTATTCGATGCCTCAATCGCATGGGCAGAAGAACTCGCTCGTTATCTTTTTGTTTGGGCTATGTATTTGAGCATCAGCTACTGCATTCGCGATGACCGACATATCCGTATTCGTCTATTCATCGACAAACTACCGGGCAATTTAACCCACTACAGCCTGATCCTTTCTGACCTTATTTACCTAGCTTTCAGCTGCACGATCGCTTGGTTTGGTTTCAAGGTTATTGGCCGAAGCTTAAAGTTGGGCCAGATCGCCCCAGCAATGGAAATCCCAATTGCATGCTTGTATGCATCCGTTCTTGTGTGTGCCGTCTTGAGTTCCATTCGCTTGGTGGTCAGCATCAACAAGCGCATTTCAATCATTGCTTATTCACCAAAACCCGTTCGACTCACTCAACATCGTTACCGTCACTTGAAAGCAAAACATCGCACTTCTAACCGTTTGTTGGAGCTAAGCTTATGA
- a CDS encoding TRAP transporter substrate-binding protein, producing the protein MKRAIFTSITALGLTLSSMNTFASNVIRLAHDSQETSPVHKAMLHFEKELEARSNGELEVEIYPARQLGDVRETTELVQQGNLQMTFGASVLLSPYVPEFNVLDVFYLFEDEEQAHKALDSDKIGKPLLTSMESKGFHGLGFMEVGFRSITNNKQPIESIEDLNSLKIRSASNPTQISAWKSVGTAPTPLSWGEIFTSLQQGLINSQESAVYSIYAERFYEAQEYLSLTNHIYTNYVLFMNKEFWDSLPSDQQALINQVSQETIAKQRELAAKQNQEVIKELEAKGMTVNVVPTDVRAQMKEKMNAAVYQELRSKTGEELFDSVITEIEHL; encoded by the coding sequence ATGAAACGCGCAATCTTTACCTCGATTACTGCCCTCGGCTTAACCCTATCTAGTATGAATACGTTTGCAAGCAACGTCATTCGCCTTGCTCACGATAGCCAAGAAACATCACCAGTGCACAAGGCGATGCTGCACTTTGAAAAAGAGCTTGAAGCTCGCTCGAATGGCGAACTTGAAGTGGAGATCTACCCCGCTCGACAACTCGGTGACGTTCGTGAAACGACAGAACTCGTACAACAAGGCAATTTACAGATGACTTTTGGGGCATCGGTGTTGCTTTCACCTTACGTGCCTGAGTTTAACGTGCTTGATGTGTTCTATCTTTTTGAAGATGAAGAGCAAGCACACAAGGCATTAGACAGTGACAAAATTGGCAAACCACTGCTCACGTCAATGGAATCAAAAGGATTCCACGGCTTAGGTTTCATGGAAGTTGGCTTTCGTAGCATCACAAACAACAAGCAACCTATCGAAAGTATTGAAGATCTTAACAGCTTAAAGATTCGTTCAGCGTCAAACCCAACTCAAATCAGTGCATGGAAATCAGTAGGCACAGCACCTACTCCACTCTCTTGGGGCGAGATCTTTACTTCTCTGCAACAAGGTTTAATCAATTCGCAAGAGAGTGCGGTTTACTCTATCTACGCCGAACGCTTTTACGAAGCACAAGAGTACCTATCGCTCACCAATCATATCTACACCAACTACGTGTTATTCATGAATAAAGAGTTTTGGGACTCTCTACCAAGTGACCAACAAGCGCTAATCAACCAAGTCAGCCAAGAAACAATTGCTAAGCAACGTGAATTGGCCGCTAAGCAAAATCAGGAAGTCATTAAAGAGCTTGAGGCCAAAGGCATGACAGTGAATGTGGTACCTACTGACGTTCGTGCTCAGATGAAAGAAAAAATGAATGCCGCCGTGTATCAAGAACTACGCAGCAAAACAGGTGAAGAGCTATTCGACAGCGTGATTACCGAGATAGAACATCTATAA
- a CDS encoding LacI family DNA-binding transcriptional regulator has translation MLGVSQSTVSRAFSPTASISEKKRKMVMDAATKLGYTPNAIARGLISNRSGLVAIALDSESNPMYDLQSRALAMEIQKRGGQVVLCPIDKDDLDLAISRAIEYQVDGLIIATSRLTSRAFAQCEKFGVHLSLINRYTEGINANSAGLDNQKAGMQAADYLLDKDYKQLAYVSGDAGSMTSDKRWLGFAETVKSREAASPIFINSKYSFEAGLEAAKELIEHTSKPDAVFCANDILAMGVMDGLRQLGFNIPRDFAVMGVDDIPMASWPSYDLTTIAQPIDKIVQSAVEDLMQRINENADAEGTYLLEPGIIIERGSTS, from the coding sequence ATGCTCGGCGTTTCTCAATCTACCGTTTCTAGGGCATTTAGCCCAACCGCAAGTATTAGCGAAAAGAAACGCAAAATGGTTATGGATGCTGCAACCAAACTTGGTTACACACCGAATGCCATCGCTCGTGGGCTCATTTCCAATCGCTCAGGACTGGTCGCAATCGCACTTGATAGCGAGTCGAACCCAATGTACGACTTGCAATCGCGTGCACTTGCGATGGAAATTCAAAAGCGTGGCGGTCAAGTTGTTCTTTGCCCTATCGACAAAGATGACTTAGATCTCGCCATCTCACGAGCGATTGAGTACCAAGTTGATGGTTTAATCATCGCCACCAGCCGACTGACTTCACGTGCGTTTGCACAATGTGAGAAGTTTGGCGTTCACTTGAGCCTAATTAACCGATATACCGAAGGCATCAACGCGAATAGCGCTGGCTTAGATAACCAAAAAGCAGGCATGCAAGCCGCAGACTACTTACTTGATAAAGACTATAAACAATTAGCTTACGTGAGTGGTGATGCCGGATCGATGACCAGTGACAAGCGTTGGTTAGGCTTTGCTGAAACCGTGAAATCACGTGAGGCAGCTTCACCTATCTTCATCAATTCCAAGTACAGTTTTGAAGCAGGATTAGAAGCGGCCAAAGAGTTGATAGAACACACGTCAAAACCTGACGCAGTCTTCTGTGCCAATGATATCCTCGCGATGGGCGTCATGGATGGCCTAAGACAATTAGGCTTTAATATCCCTAGGGACTTTGCTGTTATGGGTGTCGACGATATCCCAATGGCATCATGGCCTAGCTATGATCTCACCACCATTGCACAACCAATCGATAAAATTGTTCAGAGTGCCGTTGAAGACTTAATGCAACGTATTAATGAAAATGCGGATGCCGAAGGTACATATCTATTGGAACCCGGCATCATTATCGAACGCGGTAGTACATCATAA
- a CDS encoding HpcH/HpaI aldolase family protein, translating to MDNFKDILSNTDQLGTFVKTPHPHIIEVLALAELPFIVLDAEHAPFDRASLDSCILAARANQLPCIVRVQDSQPSTLLNALDCGATGIQIPHVCSAEQAEKLVKMSHYGEGGRGYAGSSRAANYATKSMANHLKDSKKNTVVIAQIEDPEGVINIDTIAAVDGIDALFIGQVDLAVSYGAESVNDECVREASIKIIKAGQQVNKPVGMFVANAQAARNWKELGVSFFCVGSEHKMIIDGFRNEQSVMNS from the coding sequence ATGGATAACTTCAAAGACATACTGAGCAACACAGACCAACTCGGAACGTTCGTCAAAACACCCCACCCACACATCATTGAGGTGCTTGCATTAGCTGAGCTTCCTTTTATTGTTTTGGACGCTGAGCACGCGCCGTTTGATCGAGCGTCATTGGATAGCTGTATTCTTGCCGCTCGCGCCAATCAACTGCCCTGCATCGTTCGAGTTCAAGATAGCCAGCCATCAACCTTATTGAACGCTTTAGATTGTGGTGCGACGGGTATTCAAATCCCTCACGTGTGCAGTGCTGAACAAGCTGAAAAGTTGGTAAAAATGTCTCATTACGGTGAAGGAGGTCGCGGCTATGCTGGATCGAGTCGCGCTGCAAATTACGCAACGAAATCGATGGCTAACCACCTAAAAGACAGTAAGAAAAACACGGTGGTGATCGCCCAAATTGAAGACCCAGAAGGCGTAATCAATATCGATACCATTGCCGCTGTTGACGGTATTGATGCCCTGTTCATTGGCCAAGTAGACTTAGCCGTATCTTATGGCGCTGAGAGCGTAAATGACGAATGTGTGCGGGAAGCGAGCATAAAAATAATCAAAGCAGGTCAACAAGTTAACAAACCTGTAGGTATGTTTGTTGCGAATGCTCAAGCGGCTCGCAACTGGAAAGAGCTTGGAGTCAGTTTCTTTTGTGTGGGCTCTGAACACAAAATGATCATTGATGGCTTTCGAAATGAGCAAAGCGTCATGAATTCATAA